A genomic region of Eucalyptus grandis isolate ANBG69807.140 chromosome 5, ASM1654582v1, whole genome shotgun sequence contains the following coding sequences:
- the LOC104446225 gene encoding glycine-rich cell wall structural protein-like codes for MVTELDMVYFISFSYMSIKQMSPNCTSKFHLAGAGASISADYGFGVGVGSSIGNIGVSPGTGSSAGGVGPSLGLSGVGPGAGSSIGSVGSGAGSSIGGGIGPNAGPSIGGVGPNAGPSIGVVGVGPGAGPSIGVGGVGASAGPSIGGSSVGGVGPNAGPSIGVGGVTPGSGSSIGVDGVGPSAGPSTGVGGVAPSPGSSVGGVGSSAGPSTGVGGINPTAGPSAGVKGIGFGPAGPSAGGEGIGFGLDVGGGIFGACGGGTGRGSHGKG; via the exons ATGGTGACCGAGCTCGACATGGTGTACTTCATAAGTTTTTCATATATGTCAATCAAACAGATGTCACCAAATTGCACAAG CAAATTTCACTTGGCTGGTGCTGGCGCCAGCATAAGTGCCGATTACGGGTTTGGCGTCGGCGTTGGTTCCTCTATTGGCAATATTGGTGTCAGCCCCGGCACTGGCTCCTCCGCCGGAGGTGTCGGCCCCTCACTTGGGCTCAGTGGTGTTGGTCCAGGGGCTGGCTCATCTATTGGCAGTGTCGGCTCCGGTGCTGGCTCCTCAATCGGGGGTGGCATTGGCCCCAATGCGGGCCCCTCAATTGGCGGTGTCGGCCCCAATGCAGGCCCCTCAATTGGGGTAGTTGGTGTCGGTCCTGGTGCCGGACCTTCGATCGGGGTTGGTGGTGTTGGCGCTAGTGCTGGTCCCTCAATTGGCGGCTCCTCTGTCGGCGGTGTTGGTCCCAATGCAGGCCCCTCGATCGGGGTCGGTGGCGTCACTCCTGGCTCCGGCTCTTCAATTGGGGTCGATGGTGTTGGCCCCAGTGCCGGTCCCTCAACCGGGGTCGGTGGTGTCGCTCCTTCTCCCGGCTCCTCAGTTGGTGGTGTGGGCTCCAGTGCCGGCCCCTCAACTGGGGTCGGTGGTATCAATCCTACCGCTGGCCCTTCCGCCGGTGTCAAGGGTATCGGCTTTGGTCCTGCTGGCCCTTCTGCCGGCGGCGAGGGTATCGGCTTCGGTTTGGATGTCGGAGGCGGCATCTTCGGTGCTTGTGGCGGAGGAACAGGGCGAGGGAGCCACGGGAAAGGGTAA
- the LOC104444221 gene encoding acyl-CoA-binding protein isoform X1, which yields MGLKEDFEEYAEKAKTLPESTTNESKLILYGLYKQATVGPVNTSRPGMFNMKDRAKWDAWKAVEGKSADEAMNDYITKVKQLLEEAGASA from the exons ATGGGTTTGAAG GAGGACTTTGAGGAATATGCTGAGAAAGCCAAGACCTTGCCAGAGAGTACAACCAATGAGAGCAAGCTCATCCTCTATGGGCTTTACAAGCAAGCCACAGTTGGACCGGTGAACACCA GTCGCCCTGGAATGTTCAACATGAAGGATCGGGCGAAGTGGGATGCATGGAAGGCTGTTGAAG GGAAATCGGCGGACGAAGCAATGAACGATTACATCACAAAGGTGAAGCAGCTGTTGGAAGAAGCTGGTGCCTCTGCTTGA
- the LOC104444227 gene encoding 60S ribosomal protein L13-1: MVKHNNVVPSGHFRKHWQNYVKTWFNQPARKARRRLARQKKAVRIFPRPTAGPLRPVVHGQTVKYNMKVRAGKGFSLEELKAAGIPKKLAPTIGIAVDHRRKNRSLEGLQANMQRLKTYRAKLVVFPRRARKFKAGDSTPEELANATQVQGTYLPIVREKPAVELVKVTDEMKSFNAYAKLRVERMNIRHVGARMKKAAEAEKEDKK; encoded by the exons ATGGTTAAACATAACAATGTCGTGCCAAGTGGGCACTTCAGAAAGCACTGGCAAAATTACGTCAAGACCTGGTTTAACCAGCCTGCGAGAAAGGCTAGAAGACGCCTAG CTCGGCAAAAGAAGGCTGTGCGGATTTTCCCACGGCCAACAGCAGGTCCCCTCAGACCAGTCGTCCATGGTCAAACCGTGAAATATAATATGAAGGTCAGGGCTGGGAAGGGATTTTCTCTCGAAGAGCTTAAG GCAGCAGGTATCCCGAAGAAATTAGCTCCAACAATTGGAATTGCAGTTGATCATCGCCGCAAGAATCGGTCACTGGAAGGTCTACAAGCTAATATGCAGAGGCTGAAGACATACAGGGCGAAGCTAGTTGTCTTCCCGAGACGCGCACGGAAATTCAAG GCTGGTGATTCTACTCCAGAAGAGCTTGCAAATGCAACTCAAGTGCAAGGAACCTACCTGCCCATTGTAAGAGAAAAGCCAGCCGTGGAACTTGTGAAGGTCAcggatgagatgaaatcattCAATGCATACGCCAAGCTGCGAGTGGAGCGCATGAACATACGTCACGTGGGCGCGAGGATGAAAAAGGCCGCTGAGGCTGAGAAGGAAGATAAGAAGTAG
- the LOC104444222 gene encoding LOW QUALITY PROTEIN: urea-proton symporter DUR3 (The sequence of the model RefSeq protein was modified relative to this genomic sequence to represent the inferred CDS: inserted 2 bases in 2 codons) — protein MATSSLTQCPPLGFGGKYYHVSADGGSCVRQSSFFGGKAVLNQGVGYSVVLGFGAFFAVFTSFLVWLEKRYVGSRHTSEWFNTAGRNVKTGLIASVIVSQWTWAATILQSSNVAWEYGVSGPFWYASGATIQVLLFGIMAIEIKRKAPXAHTVCEIVRARWGTAAHIVFLVFCFMTNIIVTAMLLLGGSAXVNALTGMNIYAASFLIPLGVIVYTLAGGLKATFLASYIHSVIVHVVLVIFVYLVYTASHELGSPSVVYRHLLEVASKSRSCQEPISHSGQSCGPVSGNYGGSYLTMLSSGGLVFGIINIAGNFGTVFVDNGYWVSAIAARPSSTHKGYLLGGLVWFAVPFSLATSLGLGALALDLPITASEASHGLVPPATVIALMGKGGAVLLLTMLFMAVTSAGSSELIAVSSLCTYDIYRTYINPNASGKKILQVSRGIILGFGCFMGVLAVILNKAGVSLGWMYLVTGVIVGSAVIPIAFMLLWRKANALGAILGTICGCILGIITWLVVTSVEYGQVNLDTTGRNAPMLAGNLVSILTGGAIHAICSFLWPQNYDWETTKEITMVEKDKTDLLSEELKEEKLMRAKAWIVRWGVGFTLVIVVLWPVLSLPAREFSKGYFTFWAVIAIAWGTIGSAVIIALPVIESWQTIQSVCVGMFTNDRLMEKIQELNIKLQAVVSAIPEAERLYLLEMEKTKKLDAGEQGVLPA, from the exons ATGGCCACCAGTTCTTTGACGCAATGTCCTCCGTTGGGATTCGGCGGGAAGTACTACCATGTGTCTGCGGATGGAGGAAGCTGCGTGAGGCAGAGCAGCTTCTTCGGAGGCAAAGCTGTGCTCAATCAGGGTGTTGGGTATTCGGTCGTTCTTGGGTTCGGTGCCTTTTTCGCTGTCTTCACCTCTTTCCTG GTCTGGCTGGAGAAGCGTTATGTCGGATCGCGCCACACTTCTGAATGGTTCAACACAGCAGGAAGAAATGTCAAAACTGGACTAATAGCCAGTGTGATCGTTTCTCAG TGGACATGGGCCGCTACAATCTTGCAAAGTTCCAATGTCGCCTGGGAATATGGAGTTAGCGGGCCGTTCTGGTACGCCAGCGGTGCTACGATCCAG GTACTCTTATTTGGTATAATGGCCATAGAGATCAAAAGAAAAGCTC CTGCGCACACTGTCTGTGAAATCGTGAGAGCTCG TTGGGGAACTGCTGCGCATATTGTGTTCCTCGTCTTCTGCTTCATGACCAACATAATCGTCACTGCCATGTTGCTTCTCGGTGGCTCTG GTGTAAATGCTCTGACCGGAATGAACATATATGCTGCTAGCTTCCTGATCCCCCTCGGAGTGATTGTCTACACATTGGCCGGAGGCCTAAAAGCCACCTTCTTGGCGAGCTACATACATTCTGTTATAG TGCACGTGGTTTTAGTAATCTTCGTCTACTTGGTATACACAGCGAGCCACGAGCTCGGTAGCCCCAGCGTCGTTTACAGACATCTCTTGGAGGTAGCGAGTAAATCAAGATCATGTCAGGAGCCAATTTCCCACAGCGGGCAATCTTGCGGTCCTGTTAGTGGGAACTATGGTGGATCTTACTTGACAATGTTAAGCTCTGGAGGGCTCGTGTTCGGTATTATCAACATTGCTGGCAACTTTGGTACCGTCTTTGTCGACAAT GGATACTGGGTGAGTGCCATAGCTGCGAGACCCTCATCGACACACAAGGGCTATTTGTTAGGCGGACTGGTGTGGTTTGCTGTGCCGTTCTCGTTAGCCACGTCCCTCGGTCTAGGAGCACTTGCACTCGATTTGCCAATTACAGCAAGTGAAGCAAGCCATGGACTTGTTCCCCCAGCTACAGTTATTGCTTTGATGGGGAAAGGAGGAGCTGTCCTCCTTCTCACTATGCTCTTCAT GGCCGTGACATCCGCTGGTTCCTCCGAACTAATAGCGGTGTCTTCATTGTGCACATATGACATCTACCGCACTTACATCAATCCAAACGCAAGCGGGAAGAAAATCCTCCAGGTTTCAAGGGGCATCATCCTTGGGTTCGGGTGCTTCATGGGAGTGCTTGCGGTGATCTTGAACAAGGCTGGAGTCTCACTCGGCTGGATGTACCTTGTGACGGGAGTGATCGTTGGCTCGGCTGTCATTCCCATTGCGTTCATGCTCCTCTGGAGGAAAGCAAATGCGCTCGGTGCGATTCTCGGGACGATCTGTGGGTGCATCCTGGGAATCATAACTTGGTTGGTGGTCACGAGCGTTGAGTATGGCCAGGTAAATCTGGACACCACAGGGAGGAATGCGCCGATGCTCGCGGGGAATCTCGTCTCGATTCTTACCGGTGGGGCAATCCATGCCATCTGTAGCTTCCTGTGGCCTCAAAACTATGATTGGGAAACCACCAAGGAGATCACCATGGTCGAAAAGGATAAGACCGACCTGCTGTCGGAGGAGCTCAAGGAAGAGAAGCTGATGAGGGCGAAGGCATGGATCGTGAGATGGGGCGTTGGGTTCACCCTCGTCATCGTCGTGTTATGGCCAGTTCTCTCGCTCCCAGCAA GGGAGTTCAGTAAAGGGTATTTTACATTCTGGGCTGTCATTGCGATAGCGTGGGGAACCATCGGCTCTGCGGTCATCATCGCCCTGCCGGTGATTGAGAGCTGGCAGACTATCCAGAGCGTCTGTGTCGGCATGTTCACGAACGACCGGCTCATGGAAAAGATCCAAGAACTCAACATCAAGTTACAGGCGGTCGTATCCGCAATACCTGAAGCAGAGAGATTGTATCTCCTCGAGATGGAAAAGACCAAGAAACTGGATGCTGGTGAGCAAGGAGTCCTGCCTGCTTAG